Part of the Deltaproteobacteria bacterium genome, TATAGATGGTAAAAAGGTGCTTCAGATTACCATGACCAAAAAAGATCAGAAAAAATTGAAAAAAGGGTTTAAAGATCTGACCATCGCCGATGACGACACCTGCTCGCTGCCGGAAGACGGGGAAAAGACCCTTTTTGACATCGTTCTGGAAATGCAATCCGTTGATGTAATGAAATTTGCTATTACCAAACTTTATAACCCCCTCGCCGGTAGGGATGTGTTCGGTCGCGGCACCGGCATGCGCTAAAGGAGAAATGACAATGAAACCGGGATGTTATACCGCCATTGTCACGCCTTTCGAAAACAATGGCTCGGATGTCGACTTCGAGGGGCTGGCGAAGCTTGTGGACTATCAGATCCAAAACGGCATCACTGGCATTCTCGCCGCGGGTACAACCGGAGAAAGCCCCACCCTGGTGTGGAAAGAACACCACCTGGTAACCGAAAAAGTGCTCGATCAGACCCGGGGCAAGTGTCTGGCCATCGCCGGCACCGGCAGCAACAACACCAGCGAGTGCCTTGCGGCCACGGAACATGCCGCCAAAGCGGGGGCCGATGCGGTCCTTTTGGTGGACCCCTATTACAATGGGCCGAGTTCCCTGGAAATCCGCAGGGAATACGTGGCCCCAGTGGCCGGAGCGTTCCCGGACCTCACCGTTATCCCCTACGTCATCCCGGGGCGTACCGGCGCCCAGCTGTTTCCGGAGGACCTGGCCCTTTTATTCAGGGAGTTCGGCAACGTGAACACGGTGAAGGAAGCCACCGGCAACCTGGACAACATGAGGCGCACGAGGGAATGCTGCGGTGAGGACTACGTGATCCTGTCCGGCGACGACGGTATCACCTTCGACATGATGACCGATACAGCCATTGCGGCCGCCGGGGTGATTTCGGTGATCACCAACGTCGCCCCCAAAGGGGTGGTGGACATGGTGCGGCTGCTCATGGAGGGCAGGGTGGAAGCGGCCGGACAGCTGAAAGAGGCCCTGGATCCGCTTTTTGGCCTGGTGACGGTATCCACCCAGGAAACGAGCCCCTACGGTGACGTGCTCTGCCGGGCCCGGAACCCCCTGGCCATCAAAGCCCTGATGTCCATCCTGGGGATGCCGTCCGGAGGCTGCCGCCGGCCCCTGGGCAAAATGTCACGAAACGGACTGAACAAGGTGCTGGAGGCGGCCAGAACGGTTCAGGCGCGTAATCCGGAAATTTTAGCACCCATAGCCGAATTTTTTAAGGTCGACATAGAAGAGCGGCTCGGCAACCCCGATTTCGCGGAAGGGCTGTGCTACGATTCCTACTGAACCTCGAGGTTGCAATTTTAAAATAAAAACCGGCCCGTGCGTTTAAAACGCCTGGGCCGGTTAATTTATTCCTCCGGCGGTTACATACCTCAAATCCGTCATTCCTGCGAAGGCAGGACACGCAGTGAATCGTCAGTGCTGTCCAGAAACAGATACTGTATACCGGATCAAGTCCAGCATGACAGGTTAGGCTATTGGCTTGCCAGGTTAATATCTAAATGCGATAACGCGTCATATCTATCGATGGTCATCCGATGGATGCAAACGTACGCGCCCCGGGAAGAACCATATTTTCTCATTTCTTCTTTGCCGACGCCCGGGCCTGCTCCTCCGGCGACGATTGTTTGAAAAAAATATCCTTGAGCCAGTTGATCCCGAAGTTGAGCAACTCGATATCGTCGTTTCTGATCTTTTCCAGGGTTTGCGCATCGACCTCGAAACGCTGAAGGAAGGTGCTTTCAAAGACAAACTCCCGGAACTTGTCGACGTTGTAGCTGACCATGAAAAACATCTCTTTGGCCTTGTCTGTCAGCTTGATGTTGGGCGGGAACGAACGCTTTCTGACCACTAAGTCGGTCCAGTTGCGGTTGATCTCGTCGTGGATGTCCACGCCCTGGTCCTTTCGCCATTCCTTGACCGTCCATTGCCGGTCCTCTTCAAAACCGAGACAGTGGGACTCGTTGACGAAAAAGTAAAACCCCTCCTCATCCGCGCCCTCTTTATGACTCAGCGTGGCCACCCCCAAAGGGTAATAGCGGCAGGTTGTCGGTCGGTCCTCGTACAGAATGCAGCCGTCCTCCCTCAAAAAAGGACAGGATTCCTTTTCACCGTCCACCATTTTCAGCGTTACGATCGGCAGGTCGGTTTTTTCTAAAAGATGCGGCTCGGTGTAGATGGCCAGAAACTCCTGCGACGAAAGCTGCAGTCTCTTCTTCAGCCGGATGATGTCATAGGGTGTCAGGGTGATGCGAATGCCGCTGCAGCACTTGGTAAAACATTTCACGCCTTTGTGGCACTCAAATCTAAACTTGCTGTCGGGGCCGAGTCGAACCGGTTCGATGTTGGCCGCTTTTTCCGGAGTATCCATGATGCTTCCTTTCAATAAAGAAATCCCGGTTGCCGGCAATTGAAGACCCCTGCGGCAAGCTGCAGAGAACGCGCCCGCAATCTCCGTTCAAGACAACCGGTATCAGAACATATTCATTTTACCTGATTTTGCAACCGGACCAACCCAATTTCCCGTTGAATCCGGGTGCCCCGACGGTTTTCGCTTTCTAAACCCCGTAACAATATGCTATAATTTCACTATCATCTAATCCAGGCGTTTCAATTTTAAGAATTCAAACGGATAGAATTCATTGTAACCTACGAGACACCGATATCACATGCAGGCGGCATCGAAAAAATCATCGCGCAGGACACCACCGGTTTCCGGTGCGCTGCAAACCGAGGTACTTGTCATCGGCGGCGGTATCACCGGAGCGGGTGTGGCTCGCGATCTTGCTCTGAGAGGGATCGACTGCATTCTCGTGGAACGCTACGATATCAATGCCGGCGCCTCCGGGGCCAACCATGGCTTGCTGCACAGCGGCGCCAGGTATGTTTCCAAGGATGCCTCGGCGGCGGCAGAGTGCCGCAAGGAGGGCGCCCTTCTGAAAAAGTTGGCGTCGGACTGCATAGAGGACACCGGCGGACTGTTCGTGGCCATCGAAGGCGACGATGAACGCTTCGTGGCCGACTTTCCCCGATTGTGCGCCCGGTCCGGCATCGACGCCCGATCCTTACCCGTCGAGGATGCCCGCGAAATGGAGCCCCTGCTTTCCGACAAGCTCATCGCAGCTTACCGGGTGCCCGATGCCTCCGTCGACCCCTTCAAGCTCACCCTTGAAAATGTTCACCAGGCCCGCGCCCTGGGCGGCTCGCTGCTGCGTCACTCCGAAGTGACCGGTTTCGAAATCGATCGACACCGCATCGTCCGCACCAGGCTTAAAAATCTCCTGACCGGCGAGACCTTTTTCATCCAAGCCGACCAGGTGCTGAACGCTGCCGGCGCCTGGGCCAAAGAAATTGCGGCCCTGGCGGGGTGTTCTCTGAACCTGCTCTATTCCAAAGGAACCCTGCTGGTTACCCACAACCGCCTCACCCGGCAGGTGATCAACCGGCTGCGTCCCTCAAGCAATGCGGATATCCTCGTCCCCGGAGGCACCGTCTCCATCCTGGGGACCACCTCCATCCGGATCGACAATCTCGATGCCATTTATCCCACGGTGGAGGAGACCGACTTCATTCTCGAGGAAGGCGCATCCATGATCCCCGCCCTGGAAAAAACGCGCTTTATCCGCGCCTATGCCGGTGTACGGCCGCTTCTGGGTTCCTCGACGGAAGGGGACGACCGCAAGGTAAGCCGTGGATTTGCCCTT contains:
- a CDS encoding YkgJ family cysteine cluster protein — translated: MDTPEKAANIEPVRLGPDSKFRFECHKGVKCFTKCCSGIRITLTPYDIIRLKKRLQLSSQEFLAIYTEPHLLEKTDLPIVTLKMVDGEKESCPFLREDGCILYEDRPTTCRYYPLGVATLSHKEGADEEGFYFFVNESHCLGFEEDRQWTVKEWRKDQGVDIHDEINRNWTDLVVRKRSFPPNIKLTDKAKEMFFMVSYNVDKFREFVFESTFLQRFEVDAQTLEKIRNDDIELLNFGINWLKDIFFKQSSPEEQARASAKKK
- the glpA gene encoding anaerobic glycerol-3-phosphate dehydrogenase subunit A; protein product: MQAASKKSSRRTPPVSGALQTEVLVIGGGITGAGVARDLALRGIDCILVERYDINAGASGANHGLLHSGARYVSKDASAAAECRKEGALLKKLASDCIEDTGGLFVAIEGDDERFVADFPRLCARSGIDARSLPVEDAREMEPLLSDKLIAAYRVPDASVDPFKLTLENVHQARALGGSLLRHSEVTGFEIDRHRIVRTRLKNLLTGETFFIQADQVLNAAGAWAKEIAALAGCSLNLLYSKGTLLVTHNRLTRQVINRLRPSSNADILVPGGTVSILGTTSIRIDNLDAIYPTVEETDFILEEGASMIPALEKTRFIRAYAGVRPLLGSSTEGDDRKVSRGFALIDHAESGLNNFATITGGKLTTYRLMAEKAADLISQRLGVSTPCQTRTEPLPSAAGAKWTKPGLAPRMWIKEHAPDDILLCECEMVPKSVVDNLISSIRQQNGTPDLKALGVRSRIGKGACQGTFCALRTGAYLYDKGEVKEEEGLDGIRAFISERWRGIRPLLWDTPLIQAELQEAIYCGMYGLEL
- the dapA gene encoding 4-hydroxy-tetrahydrodipicolinate synthase, with the protein product MKPGCYTAIVTPFENNGSDVDFEGLAKLVDYQIQNGITGILAAGTTGESPTLVWKEHHLVTEKVLDQTRGKCLAIAGTGSNNTSECLAATEHAAKAGADAVLLVDPYYNGPSSLEIRREYVAPVAGAFPDLTVIPYVIPGRTGAQLFPEDLALLFREFGNVNTVKEATGNLDNMRRTRECCGEDYVILSGDDGITFDMMTDTAIAAAGVISVITNVAPKGVVDMVRLLMEGRVEAAGQLKEALDPLFGLVTVSTQETSPYGDVLCRARNPLAIKALMSILGMPSGGCRRPLGKMSRNGLNKVLEAARTVQARNPEILAPIAEFFKVDIEERLGNPDFAEGLCYDSY